A window from Pseudobutyrivibrio ruminis HUN009 encodes these proteins:
- the ychF gene encoding redox-regulated ATPase YchF, producing the protein MKLGIVGLPNVGKSTLFNSLTKAGALAANYPFATIDPNVGVVSVPDKRLDELTKMYNSKKTVPATIEFVDIAGLVKGASKGEGLGNQFLANIREVDAIVHVVRCFEDANVVHVDGSIDSLRDIETINLELLFSDMEVMERRYSKTERSARMDKTLQKEAAMQKRLLDHMEAGNMAKTFELNDEDEEAYFKEYNLLTAKPVIYAANVEDEDLADDGANNKNVQAVREYASKEGSEVFVISAQIEQEISELESEEEKQEFLEAMGLEESGLDKLITASYRLLGLISYLTSGEDETRAWTIKKGTKAPQAAGKIHTDFERGFIKAEVVSYDDLMANGSMTAAKEKGLVRMEGKEYVVEDGDVITFRFNV; encoded by the coding sequence ATGAAACTAGGAATCGTAGGTTTACCAAACGTTGGCAAATCAACTTTATTTAATTCACTTACAAAGGCAGGAGCACTTGCAGCAAACTATCCATTTGCTACAATCGACCCTAACGTAGGTGTTGTATCTGTACCAGATAAGCGTCTTGATGAGCTTACAAAGATGTATAACTCTAAGAAGACAGTTCCAGCTACAATTGAATTCGTTGATATCGCTGGTCTTGTAAAGGGTGCATCAAAGGGTGAAGGTCTTGGAAACCAGTTCCTTGCAAACATCCGTGAGGTAGATGCAATCGTTCACGTTGTTCGTTGCTTCGAGGATGCTAATGTAGTTCACGTTGATGGCAGCATCGATTCACTGCGTGATATCGAGACAATCAACCTTGAGCTTCTTTTCTCGGACATGGAAGTTATGGAGCGTCGTTACTCTAAGACAGAGCGCAGCGCTCGTATGGACAAGACACTTCAGAAGGAAGCTGCTATGCAGAAGCGCCTTCTTGATCATATGGAAGCTGGCAACATGGCTAAGACTTTCGAGCTTAACGATGAGGATGAGGAAGCTTACTTCAAGGAATACAACCTTCTTACAGCAAAGCCAGTTATCTACGCTGCAAACGTAGAGGATGAGGACCTTGCAGATGATGGTGCAAACAATAAAAACGTACAGGCTGTACGAGAGTACGCTTCAAAGGAAGGTTCAGAGGTATTCGTTATCTCAGCTCAGATTGAGCAGGAGATTTCAGAGCTTGAGTCAGAAGAAGAAAAGCAGGAGTTCCTTGAGGCTATGGGTCTTGAAGAGTCAGGCCTTGATAAGCTTATCACTGCTTCATACAGACTTCTTGGCCTTATCTCTTACCTTACATCAGGAGAGGATGAGACACGTGCTTGGACAATCAAGAAAGGCACAAAGGCTCCACAGGCTGCTGGAAAGATTCACACAGATTTCGAGCGTGGATTCATCAAGGCAGAGGTAGTAAGCTACGATGACCTTATGGCAAACGGCTCTATGACAGCTGCTAAGGAAAAGGGGCTTGTTCGTATGGAAGGTAAGGAATACGTTGTTGAAGATGGAGATGTAATCACATTTAGATTTAATGTATAA